NNNNNNNNNNNNNNNNNNNNNNNNNNNNNNNNNNNNNNNNNNNNNNNNNNNNNNNNNNNNNNNNNNNNNNNNNNNNNNNNNNNNNNNNNNNNNNNNNNNNNNNNNNNNNNNNNNNNNNNNNNNNNNNNNNNNNNNNNNNNNNNNNNNNNNNNNNNNNNNNNNNNNNNNNNNNNNNNNNNNNNNNNNNNNNNNNNNNNNNNNNNNNNNNNNNNNNNNNNNNNNNNNNNNNNNNNNNNNNNNNNNggttcgtggcacgaaccggtactaaaggtctcaacgccattagtactggttcgtgccacgaaccggtactaaaggttagacctttagtaccggttcgtgccacgaaccggtactaatgggcatcgcaccctttagtaccggttcgtggcaccaaccgggactaaaggtcccatttgaaccgggagtaatgcctgtacggtgccctcgccgctcgaaccgggaccattagtcccggttcgtagtgCAACCggtattaatgctcttttctggctgaaccaaagcccctttttctactagtggctactgatatacctaaaacccacgctactgctaggcttttccctagtagtgtgttggAAACATGGATTCGGTTGAAGAATATACTATACTAAAGTAAGTTGACTAATTGCAATTTAAACCTTTGATGGCAATGCTTATGAGTTGTGTGACCATCTTGACTGTTCTGGATCTTGCATCTGATTCTAATTAAACAGTATATGTCAGATGTTGTTAATGAGGCACACATTAGATTTGATTGTTGATTTACACATTCTAATTAAATAGTATATGTCAGATGTTTCTAATCAGGCCCACGTTAGATTTGTTTGTTGATTTACACAAGGATTGATAAACTGATTCTATCCTTTTCCTCTGCCATTTTTCCATTCATAAAATGTGTCCATCGAGTAATTCTCCACAAAAACAAACTTGACTGGACAAAATATCCATGGCAAGTTGCATATCTTGTGCAACTGTTCACTGTTGAAAGGATATTGTGCCACTATCCATCATATTGCAAGGCAAAAACACAAAAGATTTATGTTCTACCAAATATATTATTTTTTTCAGATTTAGCCAGGTGCGATCCTAGTTGCGTTAGCCATTGGAGTACATTGCGATCGACTAGACAGTTTCAGTGTCTCTTCTTGCCTCCTTTTGCAGCACTAGATTTCGATGGGCTTGTGACTAGGTAGATAAACACGGCAACAAAGGAGACGAGAGATGCCAGCGACCCATATTTCCAAAGAATTATTTGCAGGTGAATTAAAAAGAATGCATTGGATTCTGTGCTGGCGCAGAATCCAGCAGGAAGGGCAACACAATGTTGGCGCTAGGAGCTACATGCTGCTACCGCGAGCTCCCGTGGCAAGACCTGTCCAAGGAGGACTGGCAAGAAAAATGGCTGAAGACACACCAAGACCCGGCAACATGTAGGTTCATATTTCACCCCCACCCTCAGATAAAAATGTGAATCATGTCAAACATATTAAAACTTGAGTGGATTTTTTATTTCGAAAACATATGCCCACAAGATCTCAGGAGTCAACCGTCAGTTCTAGGTAATTAAACAAACAAGAAGATTGACTTGTTGAGCAATTTTACCACCTATTCTTTGCTTCCTTTTACGACACTAGAACTTGATGGGCTTCCGGTCAGGTAGATAAACACGCCAATAAAGGACTTCTTGACAAGTCTGTGTAGATTAAAGGTATGTTAGTAGGTGGTGTAATAATACATGCTTTTAGCTATCTAAGGATACAAATATGGAGAGTGGACGTGTGGCTCCCGGGAGCCATGGAGGcctttttttttaaaacaaatcaaaattcGAACTTTTCGGttacaaaaaaatctgaaaaaatttgTGCAAGTAgacaaaattcaaaattttcaaaaccgatctccatggagctcggcctccaaagacAATATCCGTACAAATATGCCACTATTTATTTTGTAAATGCCCGAAATCATTCTCGGAAATCTTAGTAACAACAATTGTCATGAACAACTTCGACTAAATGCATCAAATGTTACGAATAATACATACAAACTTAGTTCAATAAGTTAACCTATTGAAGCAAGAAAACAAACCTTGAAATGTACTTAGAGTGAATCAATTAAGACGTGTAAAGCAAGTACTAATCCAATATTTAGTAATAACTTCCACAAAATTACAACACATGACGTAAAAAGGGAATATGATGAGTCATGTATTGATAACGTGTACAACATTACTACCGTTGACATAAAAAGAGAAGTTGATGACTCATCTCTTAATAATGTGTACAACATTACTATCAGCTTGTTCATCTTACCATCATACTATACAACACTACGAGTTAGTTTAAAAAGGAATAAGAGTTCAGAACGAACATGACAATACTAGCCTGATCTATCTTAACAACATGCACAAGGACACAAATTTAGTCCCCCACAAGCTATGAAGATTTGGTTTATGCCTAACAACTTGTATAACATGACAAACTTAGATCCAAAAGGAACGCAATCCAGATAATTGTTTGACATGTAAAGTGAATAAGATGAGTCAGTGCCAATTATCAAGTTTTCCTCACTCTTAGATAATATGAGCGGTAAAAAGGCAACTTTGTTGATCACTCCGAAATTACGCTTGTATGCAGTGCCACCAAACACAACACGCCAAAAAAATTAGTTCGATAAGCATCGAATCACTTTAAAAAAGGAAAGCAATAATGAAAAGAAACCTAACCATGGTAGCTATAAAAAGGCCTACAATATGTAGACTCCATACCATCATCCATCCTTCACACAACTAGAGCACAAGCATCAAATCCAAGTAGGTAGTAGTTAACGCAAATCCACCATGAAGACCTTACTCATCCAAACAATCCTCGTGATGGCAATAACCATCGCCACCGCCAATATGCAGGTCGACCCTAGCGGCCAAGTACCATGGCCACAACAACAACCATTCCCGCAGCCTCACCAACCATTCTCCCAGCAACCGCAACAAACATTTCCCCAACCCCAACAAACATTCCCCCATCAACCACAACAACAATTTTCCCAGCCTCAGCAACCACAACAACAATTTATCCAGCCCCAACAACCATTCCCCCAACAACCACAACAAACATATCCCCAGCGACCACAACAACCATTCCCCCAGACTCAACAACCCCAACAACCATTTCCCCAGTCCCAGCAACCACAACAACCTTTTCCCCAGCCCCAACAACAATTCCCGCAGCCCCAACAACCACAACAATCATTCCCCCAACAACAACCATCGTTGATTCAACAATCTCTACAACAACAGTTGAACCCATGCAAGAATTTCCTCTTGCAACAATGCAAACCTGTGTCCTTGGTGTCATCCCTCTGGTCAATGATCTTGCCACGAAGCGATTGCCAGGTGATGCGGCAACAATGTTGCCAACAACTAGCACAAATTCCTCAGCAACTCCAGTGTGCAGCCATCCATAGCATCGTGCATTCCATCATCATGCAGCAAGAACAACAAGAACAACGACAGGGTGTGCAAATCCTGGTGCCACTGTCTCAACAGCAACAGGTAGGTCAAGGTACTCTCGTCCAAGGTCAGGGCATCATCCAACCTCAACAACCAGCTCAATTGGAGGTGATTAGGTCATTGGTGTTGCAAACTCTTGCAACCATGTGCAACGTGTATGTCCCACCTTACTGCTCCACCATCAGGGCACCATTTGCCAGCATAGTCGCCGGCATTGGTGGCCAATGAAAAAAAAGCAAGAGCTATACTAAAAGGTAGATAGGTCAACGTTGCTTAGCTTATGCACCAATCGATGTAACGATGACAAATAAAGTGGCGTGCACCATCATGTGTGACCCCGACCAAGTGCTAGTTCAAGATTGGGAataaaagacaaacaaagttctTGTTTGCTAGCATTGGTTGTCATTGTTCCACTCGCTGCGTATTTAGATGTCTGGCCCTAATCGTAATTCTAGCCTTGCACGTCATGAGCTAGTTGCTCGtgtgtgtaggagatatgccctagaggcaataataaatgttattgattatctccctgttcataattatgtttatgttccatgctataactgatgtggttcccgagcccgtatatccataaaggctctggggagaacccatatgcacgtgtggaataataaacggtaaaatgtattcctagtcgtgcctctaagactagctcaagtgttgcatgatgattatgttttcccaatcatgggcatgtctacgccaagcaattttgagggcacaatgtcaggaaggacatttttgttgaatcgacccgaattgatgttatgttATGAGAtacattcatcacaagttaatggtttattacacagagatagttaatgtttgcataattccttagaccatgagagtatcgagtttcttcatgcttgcctcatgaactttggggtttgttaaacgtcatccgtaactggatggctattacggcggcttacgggttcatgggaaagtatgttaagtgacttgatagctcgagattaggatttgctcctccgacgatggagagatatactcgggccctctcggtgttacggtgttcatcattgtctggccagacactttgtgatttgatcacggggatgccggaacacgaaacgagaaaagagaacaaaaccggtaacgaggtaactagcatagtggacaagttgttgatccacgggaatgccaacatgcctcacctcgggtatttgtaacatatcgcgaagcaacaggaatagcacacggcaactggaggttcactcaaatatttattcgtgtgggtataggggtcaatatgggtgtccacggctccgatgttgatcattgatcggaaggggttccggttcatgtctatacttcaccgaacctatagggtcacacgcttaagggtcatctatctgctgaatactagacagggagtctgagagaaaatcaccgaaaaagtttcggacaccgaaaagtttcggacagcggaatcgtaccgcagagagaggtcatcggataagtttcgatgataccgaaaagttgtttcaggatacaccattaagtcaaattggtttcggcacatgcctgataattcttggaggatgccagaatcattctggaagctttttggaattttctgagataaaaaccggaaatgttccggagctgccggagccacttcagatgcgtttcgcagatgaaaatcactaaaaccggaattgtttcggaacgcgttgaaaatcattt
This DNA window, taken from Triticum aestivum cultivar Chinese Spring chromosome 1D, IWGSC CS RefSeq v2.1, whole genome shotgun sequence, encodes the following:
- the LOC101669854 gene encoding gamma-gliadin B-like, translated to MKTLLIQTILVMAITIATANMQVDPSGQVPWPQQQPFPQPHQPFSQQPQQTFPQPQQTFPHQPQQQFSQPQQPQQQFIQPQQPFPQQPQQTYPQRPQQPFPQTQQPQQPFPQSQQPQQPFPQPQQQFPQPQQPQQSFPQQQPSLIQQSLQQQLNPCKNFLLQQCKPVSLVSSLWSMILPRSDCQVMRQQCCQQLAQIPQQLQCAAIHSIVHSIIMQQEQQEQRQGVQILVPLSQQQQVGQGTLVQGQGIIQPQQPAQLEVIRSLVLQTLATMCNVYVPPYCSTIRAPFASIVAGIGGQ